The Miscanthus floridulus cultivar M001 chromosome 6, ASM1932011v1, whole genome shotgun sequence genomic interval TACCCGGTCATCAGTATCTATCTACTTACCATATCAGTCACAACAAACCTTCACGCTGCCCACCTGATCAGCCAATCCATGACATAGCCGCCGCCTCTCCTTGCCTGCCAACCCAATCCATATCCACGGTCCACCCCAGCTGAATTATTCATGGCGGCTGTATAAATTACTAAGCAGGGCACAGATATCCTTCCTTCCTATCTCTCCTACAGATCGACAGAAACACTCCTCTTCCTGTTCTTGGCTTCTTGCAGCCTGCCGTCCAGACGGCCTTCAGCTGCACCCCGATCAGTTTGCTTGGATCGTTGTTACCACTGGACATGACCTACTCGTCCTTCTCCAGTGACCGGTACATGATCCTCGTCAGTCCCTAGTTGATTgaattcctcctcatcctcaagaTTCAGTAGATCCTTTCTGTTGGATCAATGACGATGCGTCCGTGCTAACAATCGTCTGTTGTCTGATGAGACTCTTTCAGGCCTGTCGGAGGTGCAGCAGGTGGGGCGAAGAacgcgccggccgccgccgccgcgggatcATGGTCGCCGTCGGTGGAGGACGCGATGAGCTTCGTGCAGATGGTGAAGGAGGCGTTCAAGGAGCGGCACCCGGACAAGTACCACCTCTTCCTCCGCGTCATGGACGACTTCAGGAACCAGCGGGTCGGCATCGCCGAGGTGGCGTCCACCGCCAAGGCCCTGTTCCAGGACAGCCCTGACCTGGCGCTGGGATTCAACGTCttcctgcccaagggccacaggATCCAGGTCGGCCTTGATGAGCTCGCCGCCTGTTTCATCAGGGACATGAAcctggacgacgacgacgacggccacTGAGGCTGACTCTGTTAATTACTCTGCCTGCGTGTGCTCGCCACACGGCATCTATTTTTCTGTTAAATTTTCCATGTTCTCCCCCATTTTATTTCTTGCTACCGATTGTACTACTCGCCAACGGTTCCATCCTATGTACATAAATTTTGCCTTGTCGACTCCTTTCGAACATCATCACCTGAGAAAAAAGGGCTCAAAATCTCTCTTCGTTGTCTAGAACTACCCATGTGAAGGAACTAAAATTTTGTCAAAATTGCACCTATGCAGCAACAAATTTGCCTTGATTAGTATACACCACTATCCCGTCTTTATTCATTTTTATTTATAGATAATTCCCCACGCGTTGCCTGCGGGAATTTTGATTCACCAAATTTTAGATGCGTATATGATGGATAAAGGAAAGAGTAAAGTACTATGATATTTGATTAGGATAATAGAGTATGGCAGAAATATTAGGAGTGATATGGGAAAATTTTGTAGGTAATAGTAGTAACTTATGCAATCAATAATTTGCTGATAAATTAGACAACCCAGCCGCTTTGATCTAATCCATATCAAGACAATACACTTTGAAATACGCAGATTGAACAAACATAAGATACCATTATCAAATGCACTTCACTGTCAGAGTCTCAGCTAACTCGTCGATTAAATCTGACCAACGTGCATATGAGATTCAGTTGCAAAATATGGAATACATATTcacaaataatttatttagagtaAAGTTTATGGTCGGTCCTCAAACTTGTACTGGTGTGTCATTCCGGTCCCTAAACTTAGAAAGTGTGTCATTCTGATCCGTAAACTCTATTCAGATCTCATATTCATCCAAATGGGTCTGGGCCCTATGTCAGTTCTATGTGCCTCTGGGACGTCGTTTGGGTGGACAATCCTAGCGCGTGTTGCTCGAGGCCGTTGTAGAGGCGCTCCCTCCCACCCACGACGCATCGCTCGAGCGCGGCCGTGATCTCCACCAGCGGCGGCGGATCGAACCAGCCCATGCTCCCCGGCGGCTGCGCAACCAGCCACGCAACACGTTCGTGAGACGGCAACATGGGTCTAGGGTGCGCGGCCACAAGCAGCACGCTAGCGCGCGCACGACGGGTACGCCTCCTGCGGTAGCCGTGTCACGGTCGTGCCCGTGTCCATCACCATGCCGTGCCTAATCCCGGACACGCCGACGTAGTAGAAGCTCGGCGCCTGCGGGTTGCGCACGAGCGGCACCCCACACGGCGCCCTCCAGCACCGCCTCGCTCCGCCCGAGCACCAGCGACCCGCCCACGCTCGCCGCCCCGAGGACACCTCGTACTCGCAGCCGCCGAATCGCCTCACCCAGAGATGCGCAGCGTCCGACAGATGGCCGAGCCGCACGACACGTCGGAGAAGGTCGCCGACGTGTCGTGGTGGAAGAGCAGGTCCGCCTGCGTGTAGCACTCTCAGATGACATCGCTGCCGGAGTCCACCACGAGGTGCTGCTCCGTGGGTGGCGAGCCCACGTCCACTTGGACGAAGTACTTGCCGCCGCTGCCCTCGTCGAGGCCCGACACCACCTTCTCTACTCCGTGCCGAGAGAAGAAGTCCGTCGGCTGGTACGTCGGGGACAGGCGTCTCACGATCACAAGGTACTCGGCGCGTGCACTGTCACGGGCCATGAGGTCAACCATCACGTGGAGACGCACGGGATACGTCGCACCGGTGACTGCGTCaagggctgtggcggcggcgcgcCCGTGCGgccaagcggcggcggcggcggtggctcgccCGCGTGCCTGCGTCGCGTGGCGAGTGCTCGCTCGTGTGCCTGCGTGGAGGCGGCGGCagctcgcccgcgcctgcccaGCAGCGGCCGACGCGCCCACGCGGCCAAGCAGCGGCGGCATGACGGCGGTATGAGCCAGAGAAGActgactttttttttaaaaagaacccTTATAAAGTTTATAAATATTTGGTTTTTTTGTGTCTGGGCGATATTATATATAAATCCCACCCCGCGCTAATCTTCTagggaaaattggttctatagcaTTGAAAGATGGCAAGAATCGGAAAATACCATCAAAAGAGTTCTGTTACGTAACGTACCATTGAAAGATGAAAACATTACCTGAGAATAGCATTTCGTCATGTTGTCACGTTTGGAGGTAACGGCGTCCACTTCCCTTCTCCattccctctcttctctcttctctagtTTAAGCGGACTGCGGCGATGAAGCTCCTTTGGCGTTGTCCGTGTGGTCGGCGGTGACGGTGGGCGCCGAGGAGGCGGCGCCGTTGATGTTGAAGCTGGTGGCGCTGGTCGGGGACGAGGTGAGGACGGGAGGGGAAGGGGTGATCCTGGACGGGTTGAATGACAACAGTGCAGCAGCGCCGCCTGGGGTTTGTAGCGGCGCGGCTCCTGCGGAGGCGGAGGCGCTGCGGCAGGCGTTGTGGCCGCCCAAGAagttgtgcttgttgttgtgcatCCAGACCTTGAAGACGCCCTTGCCGACGCCGATGTTGCGGCACCACTCGTCGACGATGGCCTCGTCGCGCTTCTGCAGCCGCCACCCGAGCCGCTCCCACAGCTCATGCATCCGCTACTTCTGCTCGACGGTGAACTTGGTGCGAAACCGCTTCCTGGGCATCGTCATCGCGCCCCCGGCGGGCGGCGTGCTCGACGGCGTCAGCTGCTGGGCGGCTGGGGCCTGTAGCCTCTGCACCGCGGCCGCCACTGCAGCCCCGGGCGTGCCGCCGGAGCCAAGCGAGAGCAGCATGTGCGGCGCCGTCGCGAagtacgacggcggcggcgggggctgcTGCGCCACCGGTGCCGGCACGTGGTGGTGCGACGGCGAGGGCGGGGACACCGAACGCTCCTCGCCGTACTCCGAGCCCTCCGAGTCGGAATCGGAGTCGTCGGCGTCGACGACCcccgggtggtggtggcggtccTCGGGCGTCTCCTCCCCGCCGCGGTGCGGCTGGCCGTGCAGcacgctcggcggcggcggcggcggcggcgccgggagcGCCAACGGCGCAGGCGTAGGCGGGGAACCCTCCACCGTCCGGCGGTGGAAATTGCGGTGGCACCCGCACGCAGTGCACTTGAGCGACGTTGGGTCGGCCGGGTTGGCCCCCGACGAGGGCATGAACTCGCCGCACCCGTCCACGGCGTGCCCGCCCAGGCTCCCGGCGTGGTTCTTGAGGCACTCCCGGTACAgcggctcccccccccccccccccccggccccGGCCGGCGCCACGGCCGCCGGCTTCACCTGCTTCTTGAGGGCGGCGCCGTTGGGGAACATGACGGGCTTGTACTTGACGTCCATGGCTTCCATGCGGCGCGGGCGCCCCCCACTGGGAAGTGGACGCCGTTACCTCCAAACGTGACAACGTGACGAAATGCTATTCTCAGGTAACGTTTTCATCTTTTAATGGTATTTTACGTAACAGAACTCTTTTGATGGTATTTTTCGATTCTTGCCATCTTTCAAtgctatagaaccaattttcccaATCTTCTATTTCATGCAATCAAGTCTTTTCTATGTATTCGGGCACAGATCAATACCCGTTTAGATGAATACGAGACCCGAAGAGAGTATAAAGACCGGAACGATACACATTCTGAGTTTAGGGACCGGAATGATACATCCACCCAAGTTCGAGGACCGGCTTTGAGTCATCTTGTAGTTCCTGCTCACTCCAGCAAGGCAGCAACTCATCTGACTGAACATGCAAACCTACTGAAATAGCGATGACCTTTGAGCAGCACTGCAGCAGGAACATGTGCTCTCCCTGtcgagcagcagcagtagcacgcAGAACGGTGATGAGGCCTTGTGCATGGTCACCGTCGTGCCCCTGGTGAAGGCTTCCTGACATGTCGATGATGTGGTGGGCTGTTGACAGAGCCGCAGGCCGCTGTAGGTGTAGCCGTCGATGGGGCAGTTGTGCGACGCGCGGGGCAGGACTCCTCGTGGCTCAGCTTGTCTGTATACCGAACGACCTCATGACAGCCATACCTCTCGAACCTGCCGGAGGTGGTCGAGGCCGCTAGGAGCTTCTCGAGTGGCTGGCAACGGATGTCGCCGATGGACTCGGTACAGCTTCAGGACTTGCCAGGTTGCCACTCGAGTGGAGGCAACATTTGTGCGGAAGcaaagcattttcaaataggaAAAAGGTGCTTACCTGCGCACTGATGCTCGTGGAAGGAAGGCACCCTCGCAGCTGGGAGATTTATAGGCTTGTAGGGTtggggtgcgtttagatccaaaaaattttggattttggttcactgtagcatttcgtttgtatttggtaattagtgtctaattatggactaattaggttcaaaagtttcgtctcgcgatttctcgatcaactgtgtaattagtttttttttcgtctacatttagtactccatgcatgtgccgcaagattcgatgtgacagttactatgcaaaattttttggcaactaaacggggccttggCCGGCTTAGCCCCTAGTGAGATTTCGGTTGGCCGGCTTAGCCCCTAGTGAGATTTCCTGGCACCCAGCTCGGCCTATTCGCttactcgtaaacgatcgtaaatttccagccagaaacagtgtttttctctcacaccaaaccagccagcaataaataatccacgatcgtttacggcctccgaACAGGCTTAGCTAGTGCAAGAAGAAACCCTTAGCTAGGCTTAGTGGAAACGCACAGATCGGTCGTTCTCCCGTAGCCAGGCTAGCGTGGGCAGCGGGGGTGAATCGCGTCACCTCCCTTTCATCGACTCGCGatgctccccgccgccgccggtgcgGCCGCGCATGCTCGCGCCGCCATCTGTTGCCGTCGACGTGGGCTCGCGCCGCCCTCCGCTGTAGCCGAAGTGGTCTCGCGCCGCTCCCTGCCATCGCCGGCGCAGGCTCGCGCTGCAGCATCCGAGGCCCGAGGTGGGCGCGGTGGCGTGCTCCGAGGGCAGAGGAGCGAGGTGGGCgcgatggtgtgcttagagggcGGCGCGACCGTGAGGAGGAGCTCAACTGTCGTCGCGGCGAGCTGGAGAAGGTGGTCGCGGCGTTGGAGCATGTGGTGGTAGGCGCACGCCGCTCACTGCCATCGCCGCGCGCGGGCTTGCGCTGCAGCAAGagggccgaggagcgaggaggccGCGGTGGTGTCCGTGCGCCGGAGGAGCGAGGTGGTGTCCGTGTGGCTCCTCCGCGCAGCTCCTCGACGGACATGGCTGGT includes:
- the LOC136461912 gene encoding paired amphipathic helix protein pst3-like, coding for MTYSSFSSDRPVGGAAGGAKNAPAAAAAGSWSPSVEDAMSFVQMVKEAFKERHPDKYHLFLRVMDDFRNQRVGIAEVASTAKALFQDSPDLALGFNVFLPKGHRIQVGLDELAACFIRDMNLDDDDDGH